A genome region from Haliotis asinina isolate JCU_RB_2024 chromosome 11, JCU_Hal_asi_v2, whole genome shotgun sequence includes the following:
- the LOC137255410 gene encoding uncharacterized protein, whose amino-acid sequence MKLRYSETLLDMKLRYSETLLDMKLRYSETLLDMKLRYSETLLDMKLRYSETLLDMKLRYSETLLDMKLRYSETLLDMKLRYSETLLDMKLRYSETLLDMKLRYSETLLDMELRYSETLLDMKLRYSETLLDMKLRYSETLLDMKLRYSETLLDMELRYSETLLDMKLRYSETLLNMKLRHSETLLDMKLRYSETLLDMKLRHSETLLDMKLHYSETLLDMKLRYSETLLDMKLRYSEEVLDVELLYVDAVLDTMM is encoded by the coding sequence ATGAAGCTACGTTACTCTGAGACACTACTAGACATGAAGCTACGTTACTCTGAGACACTGCTAGACATGAAGCTACGTTACTCTGAGACACTGCTAGACATGAAGCTACGTTACTCTGAGACACTGCTAGATATGAAGCTACGTTACTCTGAGACACTGCTAGACATGAAGCTACGTTACTCTGAGACACTGCTAGACATGAAGCTACGTTACTCTGAGACACTGCTAGACATGAAGCTACGTTACTCTGAGACACTGCTAGACATGAAGCTACGTTACTCTGAGACACTGCTAGATATGAAGCTACGTTACTCTGAGACACTGCTAGATATGGAGCTACGTTACTCTGAGACACTGCTAGACATGAAGCTACGTTACTCTGAGACACTGCTAGACATGAAGCTACGTTACTCTGAGACACTGCTAGACATGAAGCTACGTTACTCTGAGACACTGCTAGATATGGAGCTACGTTACTCTGAGACACTGCTAGATATGAAGCTACGTTACTCTGAGACACTGCTAAACATGAAGCTACGTCACTCTGAGACACTGCTAGACATGAAGCTACGTTACTCTGAGACACTGCTAGACATGAAGCTACGTCACTCTGAGACACTGCTAGACATGAAGCTACATTACTCTGAGACACTGCTAGATATGAAGCTACGTTACTCTGAGACACTGCTAGACATGAAGCTGCGTTACTCTGAGGAAGTGCTAGATGTGGAGCTACTTTACGTGGACGCAGTGCTAGATACAATGATGTGA